One region of Acidovorax sp. T1 genomic DNA includes:
- a CDS encoding peptidylprolyl isomerase: MNHRAIALGLACLASFVTFGAAAQGLRPAGAAGAGLRTAPAAPSFTLPAPGAGAALRQADFIVAVVNSEPVTNNEVRARATRIAQQMAQQGLALPSGDLLAREVLERLIVEKIQLQLAREAGMRVDDFAVGQAEEGVAKQNSISVAEMHRRLAADGISKERFREDLRNQMLLQRLRERDVQSRVRVSDLDVDLYLREQQSGADAAKQEINLGHILVAVPENASPAQVAERQARAQRAADKVRAGEDFAAVASEFSDAAEAKTAGGLLGMRPADRYPELFVSATAQLPVGGIAGPVRSAAGFHVLKVADKTTAGVPTLVTQSHARHILLRTGPQLTESAAAARLADYRRRIMAGQADFAELAREHSQDGSAKQGGDLGWANPGRYVPEFEQAMNALKPGEVSEPLASRFGVHLIQLVERREAKLTQREQRDMARDTVREKKVEEAFATWVQELRGRAYVEYRDVPQ; encoded by the coding sequence ATGAACCACCGTGCAATTGCTTTGGGCCTGGCGTGCCTGGCCTCTTTCGTGACCTTCGGCGCTGCGGCGCAGGGCTTGCGCCCCGCGGGGGCTGCGGGAGCGGGCCTTCGCACGGCGCCCGCGGCGCCTTCCTTCACCCTGCCCGCGCCGGGTGCAGGCGCCGCACTGCGGCAAGCCGATTTCATCGTGGCGGTGGTCAACTCGGAACCCGTCACCAACAACGAGGTGCGGGCCCGGGCGACCCGCATCGCACAGCAAATGGCCCAGCAGGGCCTTGCCTTGCCGTCCGGTGACCTGCTGGCCCGCGAGGTGCTGGAGCGACTGATCGTGGAAAAGATCCAGCTGCAACTGGCCCGCGAAGCCGGTATGCGCGTGGACGACTTTGCCGTGGGTCAGGCCGAGGAGGGCGTGGCCAAGCAAAACAGCATCAGCGTGGCAGAAATGCACCGCCGGCTGGCCGCTGACGGCATCAGCAAGGAACGCTTTCGCGAAGACTTGCGCAACCAGATGCTGCTGCAGCGCTTGCGCGAGCGCGATGTGCAGTCCCGGGTGCGCGTGAGCGATCTGGATGTGGACCTGTACCTGCGCGAACAGCAGTCGGGGGCCGACGCCGCCAAGCAGGAGATCAACCTGGGCCACATTCTGGTGGCGGTGCCCGAAAACGCCAGCCCTGCCCAGGTGGCCGAGCGCCAGGCCCGCGCCCAGCGCGCCGCCGACAAGGTGCGCGCCGGCGAGGATTTCGCGGCTGTCGCCAGCGAGTTCTCCGACGCTGCCGAGGCCAAGACGGCGGGCGGGCTGCTGGGCATGCGCCCGGCCGATCGTTACCCCGAGCTGTTTGTCAGCGCCACCGCGCAGCTGCCCGTGGGCGGCATTGCCGGGCCTGTGCGTTCTGCGGCGGGCTTTCATGTGCTCAAGGTGGCGGACAAGACCACCGCCGGTGTGCCCACCCTGGTCACCCAGAGCCATGCGCGGCACATTTTGTTGCGCACGGGCCCCCAGCTGACCGAGAGCGCTGCGGCAGCGCGGCTGGCCGACTACCGGCGCCGCATCATGGCGGGCCAGGCAGACTTTGCCGAGCTGGCGCGCGAACATTCGCAGGATGGCAGCGCCAAGCAGGGCGGTGATCTGGGCTGGGCCAACCCGGGCCGCTATGTGCCCGAGTTCGAGCAGGCCATGAATGCGCTCAAGCCCGGCGAGGTCAGCGAACCCCTGGCGTCGCGTTTTGGTGTGCACCTGATCCAGCTGGTGGAGCGCCGGGAGGCCAAGCTCACCCAGCGCGAGCAGCGGGACATGGCGCGCGACACGGTGCGTGAAAAGAAGGTTGAGGAAGCCTTTGCCACCTGGGTGCAGGAGTTGCGCGGCCGCGCCTACGTCGAATACCGCGACGTGCCGCAGTGA
- a CDS encoding LPS-assembly protein LptD, with protein sequence MRQAAARAPRLGLHPLACAVALAWCGVPLAALAQTDAPSAWDAPPALRRSPLLQETLPAELRPQLPVFVSGDRITGQPDVKAVIDGHAELRRGDTVIRADRLDYTVPDDLAQAQGNVRINKAGNTYDGSALSLHVDAFEGFFSDAQYRFISTGAHGVSTRVDFLDRDRSVVHNATYTTCQKDDSASWEPDWVLRAKTIRLDQAEEVGTAEGGVLEFKGMPVLPIPSISFPLSDKRKSGFLPPTVGLDSRNGLEYLQPYYWNIAPNRDATLRGGIMAKRGVEIGGEFRYLESDYQGQVDASVMPSDSQRNRMRWGYSAQHQGQISTPVGGLGLNLNLNRVSDDDYWRDFARTPLPLRQRLLPSDATLSWAAGDMSAQVRTLKWQALQDVASPIVPPYNLMPQLLWRYTPQDLGRGLDFSMVADTTRFEADRALANPADGQRSFVQAQLSRPFLAPGGFLIPKLQLHATQYQFDNPLPTGERSASRTLPTFSLDGGLVFERDARLLGRAFTQTLEPRAFYTYTPFRDQSRLPLYDTAATDFNFGTIYTENAYGGNDRLADNNLLTLGVTTRFLDPDTGAEAVRLGVAQRLRFSDQDVTLPGVAPVSERLSDVLLGAGINWTPQWGFDSTVQYNPKTGRSIRSTIGARYSPGNFRTVNAVYRLQRGSSEQIDVGWQWPLAALWGGQGASNGPERAKGQGQGGGRWYTVGRLNYSLQDRKLVDTVVGFEYDSCCWIGRVVLERLQSSVTTSNTRLLFQIEFVGFSRLSLGSNPLDTLKRNVPRYQSLREQVSTPSRFSNYD encoded by the coding sequence GTGCGGCAAGCCGCTGCGCGGGCCCCACGGCTGGGGCTGCACCCCCTGGCCTGCGCGGTGGCGCTGGCCTGGTGCGGCGTGCCGCTGGCCGCGCTGGCGCAGACCGATGCGCCCAGCGCCTGGGATGCCCCGCCGGCGCTGCGCCGCAGCCCGCTATTGCAGGAGACCCTGCCGGCCGAGCTGCGGCCCCAGTTGCCGGTGTTTGTGTCGGGCGACCGCATCACGGGCCAGCCTGATGTGAAGGCCGTCATCGACGGCCATGCCGAGCTGCGCCGCGGCGATACAGTGATCCGCGCCGACCGGCTGGACTACACCGTGCCGGACGACCTGGCCCAGGCGCAGGGGAATGTCCGCATCAACAAGGCGGGCAACACCTATGACGGCTCGGCGCTGTCACTGCATGTGGACGCTTTCGAGGGCTTTTTCAGCGACGCGCAGTATCGTTTCATCAGCACGGGCGCCCATGGCGTATCAACGCGCGTGGATTTCCTGGACCGCGACCGTTCGGTGGTGCATAACGCCACCTACACCACCTGCCAGAAAGACGATTCCGCCAGCTGGGAGCCCGACTGGGTGCTGCGTGCCAAGACCATTCGCCTGGACCAGGCCGAAGAGGTAGGCACCGCCGAGGGCGGGGTGCTGGAATTCAAGGGAATGCCTGTACTGCCCATCCCCAGCATCAGCTTTCCGCTGTCGGACAAGCGCAAGTCCGGCTTCCTGCCGCCCACGGTGGGCCTGGACAGCCGCAACGGCCTTGAATACCTGCAGCCCTACTACTGGAACATTGCCCCTAACCGTGACGCCACGCTGCGTGGCGGAATCATGGCCAAGCGCGGCGTCGAAATCGGCGGCGAGTTTCGCTACCTTGAAAGCGACTACCAGGGCCAGGTGGATGCCTCCGTGATGCCCTCGGACAGCCAGCGCAACCGCATGCGCTGGGGCTATTCGGCGCAGCACCAAGGGCAGATCAGCACACCCGTGGGGGGCCTGGGCCTGAACCTCAACCTCAACCGGGTGAGCGATGACGACTACTGGCGCGATTTCGCGCGGACCCCGTTGCCACTGCGCCAGCGGCTGCTGCCCAGCGACGCGACCTTGTCGTGGGCGGCAGGCGACATGTCGGCCCAGGTGCGTACGCTCAAGTGGCAAGCCCTGCAGGATGTGGCCTCGCCCATCGTCCCGCCCTACAACCTCATGCCCCAGTTGCTGTGGCGCTACACGCCCCAGGATCTGGGCCGGGGCCTGGATTTCAGCATGGTGGCCGACACCACGCGTTTCGAGGCGGACCGGGCGCTGGCCAACCCGGCCGACGGCCAGCGCAGCTTCGTGCAGGCGCAGCTGAGCCGCCCCTTTCTGGCGCCGGGCGGTTTTCTCATCCCCAAATTGCAGTTGCACGCCACGCAATACCAGTTTGACAACCCATTGCCCACCGGGGAGCGCTCGGCCAGCCGCACCCTGCCCACCTTCAGCCTGGACGGTGGGCTGGTGTTCGAGCGCGATGCGCGCCTGCTGGGGCGCGCCTTCACCCAAACGCTGGAGCCCCGCGCGTTCTATACCTACACGCCTTTTCGCGACCAGAGCCGCCTGCCGCTGTATGACACGGCGGCCACCGACTTCAACTTTGGCACCATCTACACCGAAAACGCTTACGGCGGCAATGACCGCCTGGCCGACAACAACCTGCTCACCCTGGGCGTGACCACGCGCTTTCTCGACCCCGACACCGGCGCCGAGGCGGTGCGCCTGGGCGTTGCCCAGCGCCTGCGGTTCTCCGACCAGGATGTGACCCTGCCCGGTGTCGCGCCCGTCAGCGAGCGCCTGTCCGATGTGCTGCTGGGGGCCGGCATCAACTGGACACCGCAGTGGGGCTTTGATTCCACCGTGCAATACAACCCCAAGACGGGGCGTTCCATCCGCTCCACCATCGGGGCGCGCTACAGTCCCGGCAACTTCCGCACCGTGAACGCGGTCTACCGGCTGCAGCGCGGCTCCAGCGAGCAGATTGACGTGGGCTGGCAGTGGCCGCTGGCAGCCTTGTGGGGCGGCCAGGGTGCAAGCAACGGCCCGGAGCGCGCCAAAGGCCAGGGCCAGGGCGGCGGCCGTTGGTACACCGTGGGCCGCCTGAACTACAGCCTGCAAGACCGCAAGCTCGTCGATACGGTGGTGGGCTTTGAATACGACAGCTGCTGCTGGATTGGCCGCGTGGTGCTTGAACGTCTGCAAAGCAGCGTGACCACCTCCAACACCCGGCTGCTGTTCCAGATCGAATTCGTGGGTTTTTCGCGCCTGAGTCTGGGCTCCAACCCACTTGATACCCTGAAACGGAACGTGCCGCGTTACCAATCCCTGCGCGAGCAGGTCAGCACGCCCAGCCGCTTCAGCAACTATGACTAA
- a CDS encoding ExbD/TolR family protein — translation MAFGRLERTHGPQPMSDINMTPLVDVMLVLVVIFILTAPLLASSIRLDLPRTEGATPGAAPQFVTLVVDRTGQAYLDDQPLSQAALAERLQRIGAARPDTEVQLRADAAVPYGRVVEVMGAAHSAGLQRIGFVAEQPVAAP, via the coding sequence ATGGCATTTGGCCGCCTCGAACGCACCCACGGCCCGCAACCCATGAGCGACATCAATATGACGCCCCTGGTGGACGTGATGCTGGTGCTGGTGGTCATCTTCATCCTCACGGCGCCCTTGCTGGCCAGTTCCATCCGGCTCGATCTGCCCCGCACAGAAGGTGCCACCCCCGGCGCCGCGCCCCAGTTCGTGACCCTGGTGGTGGACCGCACCGGCCAGGCCTATCTGGACGACCAGCCCCTGTCGCAGGCTGCCCTGGCCGAGCGGCTTCAGCGCATCGGTGCGGCCCGGCCTGACACGGAAGTGCAGTTGCGGGCCGATGCCGCCGTGCCGTATGGCCGCGTGGTCGAAGTCATGGGCGCGGCCCACAGCGCCGGGCTGCAGCGCATCGGGTTCGTTGCCGAACAGCCGGTGGCGGCGCCCTGA
- a CDS encoding aminoglycoside phosphotransferase family protein, with product MSHPSSPPTPLAAASPASANTTSPVSWPDAARQAAFERWLAPLVQSHQLLPASLRAASADASFRRYLRIDSASGASCIVMDAPPDKENCRPFVQVQSLMAAAGLNVPQILAWDEPGGFMLLSDLGSTTLIELLRPEAPQAALGWYLQATDVLLDWQMASQPGVLPAYDEALLRRELALFPDWYLAQHRGITLDDKQQATLQGAFDAIVAHNLAAPQVYVHRDFMTRNLMAPAEQGARLGVLDFQDAVYGPITYDIASLLRDAFISWEEEFILDVTVRYWEKARKAGLLGARSASGWGDDFGEFYRAVEWMGLQRHLKVAGIFARLTLRDGKPKYLADAPRFMGYIRATAHRYRQLGPLLKMLDQIEGTEPIVGFAYGRM from the coding sequence ATGAGCCACCCCTCTTCCCCCCCAACGCCCCTTGCCGCGGCATCGCCCGCCTCCGCCAACACCACCAGCCCCGTCAGCTGGCCCGATGCAGCCCGGCAGGCAGCGTTCGAGCGCTGGCTCGCGCCACTGGTGCAAAGCCACCAGCTGCTGCCCGCCAGCCTGCGCGCCGCCTCGGCCGACGCCAGCTTTCGCCGCTACCTGCGCATCGACAGCGCATCGGGCGCCAGCTGCATCGTGATGGATGCGCCCCCGGACAAGGAAAACTGCCGCCCCTTCGTGCAGGTGCAGAGCCTGATGGCTGCCGCCGGCCTGAATGTGCCGCAGATCCTGGCCTGGGACGAACCCGGCGGCTTCATGCTGCTGAGCGATCTGGGCAGCACCACGCTGATCGAATTGCTGCGGCCCGAAGCCCCCCAGGCCGCGCTCGGCTGGTATCTGCAGGCCACCGATGTACTGCTCGACTGGCAAATGGCCTCGCAGCCCGGCGTGCTGCCCGCCTACGACGAGGCCCTGCTGCGCCGCGAGCTGGCACTGTTTCCCGACTGGTACCTGGCCCAGCACCGCGGCATCACGCTGGACGACAAGCAGCAGGCCACGCTGCAAGGCGCCTTTGATGCCATCGTCGCCCACAACCTGGCAGCCCCCCAGGTTTATGTGCACCGCGACTTCATGACACGGAACCTGATGGCGCCCGCCGAACAGGGCGCGCGCCTGGGCGTGCTGGACTTCCAGGACGCCGTCTACGGCCCCATCACCTACGACATCGCCAGCCTGCTGCGCGATGCCTTCATCAGCTGGGAAGAAGAATTCATCCTCGACGTGACCGTGCGTTACTGGGAAAAGGCCCGCAAGGCCGGCCTGCTGGGCGCGCGCAGCGCCAGCGGCTGGGGCGATGACTTTGGCGAGTTCTACCGCGCGGTGGAATGGATGGGCCTGCAGCGCCACCTCAAGGTGGCTGGCATCTTTGCGCGCCTGACCTTGCGCGACGGCAAGCCCAAATACCTGGCCGATGCGCCGCGTTTCATGGGCTATATCCGCGCCACGGCCCACCGCTACCGGCAGCTGGGGCCGCTGCTCAAGATGCTGGACCAGATCGAAGGCACGGAACCCATTGTGGGCTTTGCCTACGGCCGCATGTAG
- the rsmA gene encoding 16S rRNA (adenine(1518)-N(6)/adenine(1519)-N(6))-dimethyltransferase RsmA, with translation MKHIPRKRFGQHFLSDGGIIEAIVSAIAPQPGQPMVEIGPGLAALTQPLVERLGRLTVIELDRDLALRLRLHGQLDVIESDVLKVDFTQLAHTLQTPKIRVVGNLPYNISTPILFHLLAHVSVIEDQHFMLQKEVIDRMVASPATSDYGRLSVMLQWRYAMENVLFVPPESFDPPPRVDSAVVRMVPHGAPAALSVPLLEELVQVAFSQRRKLLRHTLGRWLEARQFAGHFDTQRRAEEVPVAEYVALAQACS, from the coding sequence ATGAAACACATTCCCCGCAAGCGCTTCGGCCAGCATTTTCTGTCGGACGGCGGCATCATCGAAGCCATCGTCAGCGCCATTGCGCCCCAGCCGGGCCAGCCCATGGTGGAGATCGGCCCCGGCCTGGCGGCGCTGACCCAGCCACTGGTGGAGCGCCTGGGGCGCCTGACGGTGATCGAGCTCGACCGCGACCTGGCCTTGCGGCTGCGGCTGCACGGCCAGCTCGATGTCATCGAGTCGGACGTGCTGAAAGTCGATTTCACGCAACTGGCGCACACGCTGCAGACTCCCAAGATCCGGGTGGTCGGCAACCTGCCCTACAACATCTCCACGCCCATCCTGTTTCACCTGCTCGCGCATGTGTCGGTGATCGAAGACCAGCATTTCATGCTGCAAAAAGAGGTGATAGACCGCATGGTGGCGTCGCCCGCCACCTCCGACTATGGGCGCCTGTCGGTGATGCTGCAGTGGCGCTATGCGATGGAGAACGTGCTGTTCGTGCCGCCCGAAAGCTTCGATCCGCCGCCGCGCGTGGACAGCGCGGTGGTGCGCATGGTGCCGCATGGCGCGCCGGCAGCTTTGTCGGTGCCTCTGCTGGAAGAACTGGTGCAGGTGGCCTTCAGCCAGCGCCGCAAGCTGCTGCGCCACACCCTGGGCCGCTGGCTAGAGGCGCGCCAGTTTGCGGGCCACTTCGACACCCAGCGCCGCGCCGAGGAAGTGCCCGTGGCCGAATACGTGGCCCTGGCACAAGCGTGCTCTTGA
- the fur gene encoding ferric iron uptake transcriptional regulator: MTNIDELKSTGLKATLPRLKIMEIFQKGAQRHMTAEDVFRVLLEERSDIGLATVYRVLTQFEQAGILIRSNFESGKAVYELNEGQHHDHFVCTSCGKVEEFYDPEIEKRQQIVAKAKGWVVQDHTMALYGQCAQCAAKNN; this comes from the coding sequence ATGACGAATATCGACGAACTCAAAAGCACTGGCCTGAAGGCCACCCTGCCGCGCCTGAAAATCATGGAGATTTTTCAGAAGGGCGCACAGCGCCACATGACGGCCGAAGATGTCTTTCGCGTCCTGCTGGAGGAACGCTCGGACATCGGACTGGCCACGGTCTATCGCGTGCTCACGCAATTCGAGCAGGCAGGCATCCTGATCCGCAGCAACTTCGAAAGTGGCAAGGCGGTCTACGAACTCAATGAAGGCCAGCACCATGACCATTTCGTGTGCACCTCCTGCGGCAAGGTGGAAGAGTTCTACGACCCCGAGATCGAAAAGCGCCAGCAGATCGTTGCCAAGGCCAAGGGCTGGGTAGTGCAAGACCACACGATGGCCCTGTATGGCCAATGCGCCCAGTGCGCCGCGAAGAACAATTAA
- a CDS encoding outer membrane protein assembly factor BamE — MPVKAHRSARLGVTLFIGVCLTAVAGCSSLDSASHRLASVVTPYKVNVVQGNFVSREQMEALAPGMSRQQVRDILGTPLVTSLFHAERWEYVFTIKRPGEDIQTRKLTLFFQGDLLQRFDGDTMPSEAEFVASLGSRSATGKVPVLEATDAQLARFPAPERTASVPAAAPAEPVSTSYPPLEAPAR, encoded by the coding sequence ATGCCCGTCAAAGCCCATCGCAGCGCCCGTCTGGGTGTGACCTTGTTCATCGGTGTCTGCCTGACTGCCGTGGCCGGTTGCAGCAGCCTGGACAGTGCCAGCCATCGCCTGGCCAGCGTCGTGACGCCTTACAAGGTGAATGTGGTGCAGGGCAATTTTGTTTCGCGCGAGCAGATGGAGGCGCTTGCCCCGGGCATGAGCCGGCAGCAGGTGCGCGACATTCTCGGCACGCCCCTGGTGACCAGCCTGTTCCATGCCGAGCGCTGGGAATACGTGTTCACCATCAAACGCCCTGGTGAAGATATCCAGACGCGCAAGCTCACCTTGTTTTTCCAGGGCGATCTCCTGCAGCGATTCGACGGCGACACCATGCCCTCCGAAGCCGAGTTTGTCGCGTCCCTGGGGTCGCGGTCCGCCACGGGCAAGGTGCCCGTGCTGGAGGCCACCGACGCCCAGCTGGCACGTTTCCCGGCCCCCGAGCGCACGGCCAGCGTGCCGGCGGCCGCACCGGCCGAACCGGTTTCCACCTCTTACCCCCCGCTCGAAGCGCCCGCGCGCTGA
- a CDS encoding MotA/TolQ/ExbB proton channel family protein produces the protein MDALHWWRQGDVVTQGTALLLLAMSVASWVVIFWKARLMHRASADVARCTAAFWQAPSLDVAAQRLQSFDREALVLPLVVAANSIASPAHTGVPATLATSGSLSQQITRVLRDALHGVLGRLQWGQVLLATVGSTAPFVGLLGTVWGIYHALSAMAGAGQITIDRVAGPVGEALVMTAAGLAVAIPAVLAYNVFGRFIGRIEADLEGFARDLRELLAQHPES, from the coding sequence ATGGACGCACTGCACTGGTGGCGCCAAGGCGATGTTGTGACGCAGGGCACGGCCCTGCTGCTGCTGGCCATGTCGGTAGCCAGCTGGGTGGTGATCTTCTGGAAGGCGCGCCTCATGCACCGGGCCTCGGCCGATGTGGCGCGGTGCACCGCGGCTTTCTGGCAGGCGCCATCGCTGGACGTGGCAGCGCAGCGTTTGCAGTCTTTTGACCGGGAAGCGCTGGTGCTGCCTTTGGTGGTTGCGGCAAATTCCATCGCCAGTCCTGCGCACACCGGTGTGCCGGCCACATTGGCCACATCCGGCAGCCTGTCGCAACAGATCACCCGCGTGCTGCGCGATGCGCTGCATGGTGTCCTCGGGCGGCTGCAGTGGGGGCAGGTGTTGCTGGCCACGGTGGGCTCCACGGCGCCTTTCGTCGGCTTGCTCGGCACGGTCTGGGGCATCTACCATGCCCTCAGCGCGATGGCGGGCGCCGGTCAGATCACCATCGACCGCGTGGCCGGCCCCGTGGGCGAGGCCCTGGTGATGACGGCGGCCGGCCTGGCGGTGGCGATTCCGGCGGTGCTGGCCTACAACGTGTTCGGCCGCTTTATTGGCCGCATCGAGGCCGACCTGGAAGGTTTTGCGCGCGACCTGCGCGAGTTGCTGGCGCAGCACCCGGAGTCCTGA
- the dapB gene encoding 4-hydroxy-tetrahydrodipicolinate reductase, with protein sequence MTGNSLPTQPTAKALRVAVAGASGRMGRMLIEALRASDDMVLAGALDVAASPAIGSDATAFLGYASGVAITADLRAGLKNADVLIDFTRPEGTLAHLAVCSELGVKAVIGTTGFTDAQKAEIAACAQRTAIVMAPNMSVGVNVTLKLLQMAAKAMATGYDIEIIEAHHRHKVDAPSGTALKMGEVIADALGRDLKECAVYAREGVTGERDPSSIGFATIRGGDIVGDHTVLFAGIGERIEITHKSSSRATYAQGSLRAVRFLADRKTGMFDMFDVLGLN encoded by the coding sequence ATGACTGGCAACTCTTTGCCCACCCAACCCACTGCCAAAGCCCTGCGTGTCGCGGTGGCCGGTGCGTCCGGCCGCATGGGCCGCATGCTGATCGAAGCCCTGCGCGCCAGCGACGACATGGTGCTGGCCGGCGCCCTGGATGTGGCGGCCAGCCCTGCCATCGGCTCGGATGCCACGGCTTTTCTGGGCTACGCGAGTGGCGTGGCCATCACGGCAGACTTGCGCGCGGGCCTGAAGAATGCCGATGTGTTGATCGACTTCACCCGCCCCGAAGGCACGCTGGCCCACCTGGCCGTTTGCAGCGAGCTGGGCGTGAAGGCCGTCATCGGCACCACGGGTTTCACGGACGCACAAAAAGCCGAGATCGCGGCCTGTGCCCAGCGCACCGCCATCGTGATGGCGCCCAACATGAGTGTGGGCGTGAACGTCACGCTCAAGTTGCTGCAGATGGCGGCCAAGGCCATGGCAACGGGCTATGACATCGAAATCATCGAAGCCCACCACCGCCACAAGGTCGATGCCCCCTCGGGCACGGCCCTCAAGATGGGCGAAGTGATTGCCGATGCCCTGGGGCGCGACCTCAAGGAATGCGCCGTGTATGCGCGCGAAGGCGTGACCGGCGAGCGCGATCCGTCGAGCATCGGCTTTGCCACCATCCGGGGTGGCGACATCGTGGGCGACCACACCGTGCTGTTTGCCGGCATTGGCGAGCGCATCGAAATCACCCACAAATCGTCCAGCCGCGCCACCTACGCCCAGGGCAGCCTGCGTGCCGTGCGCTTTCTCGCAGACCGCAAGACCGGCATGTTCGACATGTTCGACGTGCTGGGCCTGAACTAG
- a CDS encoding 16S rRNA (uracil(1498)-N(3))-methyltransferase, with translation MPRFHCPAPLATGAELDLPPGAARHVQVLRLQPGDSITLFHGGQGAGDPGGEFDATVLKMGRSDVRVLVGAHHAIDREAPRAVHLLAGITANERMDWLIEKATELGVASITPLVAERSVLKLKGERADKKIAHWQAVAVAACEQCGRNRVPLVNPAIDLAGWLRTQGQGLTSPDTQDTPRRLLLSLRPGTVPLREATGGEGGQRPVLFLSGPEGGLSPAEEDLALQHGFAAVTLGPRVLRAETAPLAALAALTL, from the coding sequence ATGCCCCGTTTCCATTGCCCGGCCCCACTGGCCACCGGCGCCGAGCTGGACCTGCCCCCCGGCGCTGCGCGCCATGTGCAGGTGCTGCGCCTGCAGCCCGGCGACAGCATTACCCTGTTTCACGGCGGGCAGGGCGCGGGCGACCCGGGCGGCGAGTTCGATGCCACTGTGCTCAAGATGGGCCGCAGCGATGTGCGCGTGCTGGTGGGTGCGCACCACGCCATCGACCGCGAGGCGCCCCGCGCCGTGCACCTGCTGGCGGGCATCACCGCCAACGAGCGCATGGACTGGCTGATCGAAAAAGCCACCGAACTCGGCGTGGCCAGCATCACCCCGCTGGTGGCCGAGCGCAGCGTGCTCAAGCTCAAGGGCGAGCGGGCCGACAAGAAGATCGCCCACTGGCAGGCCGTGGCCGTGGCGGCCTGCGAGCAATGCGGCCGCAACCGCGTGCCCCTGGTGAACCCGGCCATCGACCTGGCAGGCTGGCTGCGCACACAAGGGCAGGGCCTGACATCCCCAGATACGCAGGACACACCCCGGCGCCTGCTGCTGTCGCTGCGGCCCGGAACCGTGCCGCTGCGCGAAGCCACCGGCGGCGAGGGGGGACAGCGCCCGGTGCTGTTCCTCTCGGGCCCCGAGGGCGGCCTGAGCCCTGCCGAGGAAGACCTGGCGCTGCAGCATGGCTTTGCCGCGGTCACGCTGGGCCCGCGCGTGCTGCGTGCCGAGACGGCCCCGCTGGCCGCCCTGGCGGCGCTCACGCTGTAG